GGCGGGACGAACTCGGCGCGCAGTTCGTGGAGTTGTTCGAGCGGTGGGCGGCGGGCCGACCGCTGAAGAACGTGGTCGACAAGCAGCGCGGATACGTGCCCGGACACTGACGTCCCCGGCCTCGGGAGGGTGCATGACCGACCTCACCACACTCACGGCGACCGAGCTCCTCGACGGTTACCGCAAGGGCGGGTTCAGCCCCGTGGAGGCGACCCGCGCGGCCCTGGACCGGGCCGAGCGGATCCAGCCGGAGGTGAACGCGTTCGTACGGATCCTCGCCGACGAGGCGTCGGCGCAGGCGCAGGCCTCGCGGGAGCGGTGGCGGCGCGGGGAGCCGGCCGGGCCGCTCGACGGAGTGCCGGTGACGGTCAAGGACATCCTGCTGCTCAAGGGGCATCCGACCCTGCGCGGCTCGAAGTCCGTCGACCCGTCGGGCTCCTGGGACGAGGACGCCCCTGCCGTCGCCCGGCTGCGCGAGGCCGGCGCGGTCTTCGTCGGCAAGACCACCACCCCCGAGTACGGCTGGAAGGGGGTGACGGACTCCCCGCTGACCGGCGTGACCCGCAACCCGCACGACCCGTCGCGCACGGCGGGCGGTTCCAGCGGCGGGAGCGCGGCCGCCGTGGCGCTCGGCGCGGGGCCGCTGTCGCTGGGGACGGACGGCGGGGGCAGCGTCCGTATCCCGGCCGCGTTCTGCGGGATCTTCGCGCTGAAACCGACGTACGGCCGCGTGCCGTTGTACCCGGCGAGCGCCTTCGGCACGCTGGCGCACGTGGGTCCGATGACCCGGGACGCGGCGGACGCGGCGCTGCTGCTCGACGTGATCGGCGTGCCGGACTCGCGGGACTGGTCGGCGCTGGGTCCGGCGGACGGGTCGTTCCGGGCGGGGCTCGACCGGGGCGTGCGCGGGCTGCGGGTGGCGTACTCGCCGTCGCTGGGCGGACAGGTCGCCGTACGGCCGGGGGTCGCGGCGGCCGTACGGCGGGCCGTGGAGCGGCTGGCGGAACTCGGCGCGTACGTCGAGGAGGCCGACCCGGACTTCACCGACCCGGTGGACGCCTTCCACACCCTGTGGTTCGCCGGGGCGGCCCAGGTGACCCGGCGGCTGGGGGCGGACCGGCGGGAGTCGCTCGACCCCGGGCTGCGGGAGATCTGCGCCGAGGGCGCGCGGTACACCGCCCTCGACTATCTGACCGCGGTGGACGTCCGGATGGAACTGGGCCGCCGCATGGGCCGTTTCCACGACACCTACGACCTGCTCCTCACCCCGACGCTGCCGATCACGGCGTTCGAGGCGGGAGTCGAGGTGCCGGCGGGGTCGGGGCATCGGCGCTGGACGGGTTGGACGCCCTTCACCTATCCCTTCAACCTCACCCAGCAGCCCGCGGCGACGGTTCCGGTGGGGACGGACGACGACGGGCTGCCGGTGGGGTTGCAGATCGTGGCCGCCCGCCACCGGGACGACCTGGTGCTACGGGCGGGGCATGCGTTGCGCGGCCGGCCGTAGCCCTCACCCGGGCGGGCCGGAACGCCGGAACCGCAGCGTCTCTCCCGCCGCGCCCGTTCGCCACAGGTCGTTGCACGCTTCCGCCATCTCCTCCAGGCCCGCCACGATCCGGCCCCAGACGATGCCGGGGACCCAGCCGACGTCGCCGTTGAGGAGCAGGTTGTTGCGTTCGTAGAAGAGGGCCAGGTCGACGACGGTCGTGTCCGGGCGGACCTCGCGGTCGTAGCCGTAGGCGCCGGTGCCCAGTTCCGTTCCGGCGAAGGAGAAATAGCAGAGATCTCCGGGAATCGGGGTGACCGTCGGATTCTCCAGGGGCGGTTCCGTTTCCGCGAAGGGTGGGAAGAGGGCGTAGATCTCGTTGCGGGCGTACTTCGCGTGATAGACGTCACCGGCGAGAGGCAGGGCGTTCCAGACGGCGTCGCAGGTGACCGGGGCGCGGTCGGCCAGCAGTTTTGCCGTGCAGTGGATTCCCCGTTTCACCAGGGAGACCTCGAGGTAGCGGTCGGCAGCCATGCGATCCATGGTGCATACGTCGTGTCGTCCTGGGTAGCCGCGCCGCCATGGCTCCACCGACCAGACAACTCAGTCATCGCATACACACAACCGGAACCTCCCGCCGATCGCTGCTCGCGGGGGTGGCGGCGCTCGGCACGCTGGGCGTCGCGGGCTGCTCACGGGTGGCGACGGCGTCGACCGCACCCGGCGGCGACCTGCTGGAGAGACTCCGCGCGCAGGGTGTCGTACGGCTCGGGATAGCCGGTGAGATTCCCTTCGGATACATCGACAGGGACGGTCAACTTACGGGTGAGGCACCCGAGTTGGCGAAAGCGATATTCAAGCGGCTCGGCGTCGACAAAGTGCAGCCCGTGCCCACCGAGTTCGGCTCGCTCATTCCGGGCCTCGGTTCCCAGCAGTTCGATGTCGTGGCCGCCGGGATGTACGTCAATCCCGACCGCTGCGAGCAGGTGATATTCGCCGACCCGGACTATCAGATGCTGGATGCCTTCATCGTCCGTAAGGGGAACCCGAAGGGGTTGCACTCCTACCGGGACGTGGTGGAGAAGGGCGCGAAGTTCGCCACCGGGACCGGGTACGCCGAGATCCAGTACGCCGTCGAGGCGGGGTACAAGCAGAGCGACATCCTGATCGTTCCTGACCAGGTCGCCGGGCTGAACGCCGTCGAGGCGGGGCGGGTCGACGTCTTCGCCGGTACGGCGCTCACCGCCCGTGAGGTCGTCAAGAAGTCCGCCAAGGCCGAGGCGACCAAGCCGTTCGCCCCGCTGGTCGACGGCAAGCCGCATGTCGACGGGGGCGCGTTCGCGTTCCGGCCGACCGAGACGAAGCTGCGGGACGCCTTCAACGTCGAGCTGCGCAAACTGAAGAAGAGCGGGGAGTTGTT
The sequence above is a segment of the Streptomyces asoensis genome. Coding sequences within it:
- the ehuB gene encoding ectoine/hydroxyectoine ABC transporter substrate-binding protein EhuB, with translation MAPPTRQLSHRIHTTGTSRRSLLAGVAALGTLGVAGCSRVATASTAPGGDLLERLRAQGVVRLGIAGEIPFGYIDRDGQLTGEAPELAKAIFKRLGVDKVQPVPTEFGSLIPGLGSQQFDVVAAGMYVNPDRCEQVIFADPDYQMLDAFIVRKGNPKGLHSYRDVVEKGAKFATGTGYAEIQYAVEAGYKQSDILIVPDQVAGLNAVEAGRVDVFAGTALTAREVVKKSAKAEATKPFAPLVDGKPHVDGGAFAFRPTETKLRDAFNVELRKLKKSGELFRILRPFGFTEAEMTDLTAKELCGG
- a CDS encoding amidase, encoding MTDLTTLTATELLDGYRKGGFSPVEATRAALDRAERIQPEVNAFVRILADEASAQAQASRERWRRGEPAGPLDGVPVTVKDILLLKGHPTLRGSKSVDPSGSWDEDAPAVARLREAGAVFVGKTTTPEYGWKGVTDSPLTGVTRNPHDPSRTAGGSSGGSAAAVALGAGPLSLGTDGGGSVRIPAAFCGIFALKPTYGRVPLYPASAFGTLAHVGPMTRDAADAALLLDVIGVPDSRDWSALGPADGSFRAGLDRGVRGLRVAYSPSLGGQVAVRPGVAAAVRRAVERLAELGAYVEEADPDFTDPVDAFHTLWFAGAAQVTRRLGADRRESLDPGLREICAEGARYTALDYLTAVDVRMELGRRMGRFHDTYDLLLTPTLPITAFEAGVEVPAGSGHRRWTGWTPFTYPFNLTQQPAATVPVGTDDDGLPVGLQIVAARHRDDLVLRAGHALRGRP
- a CDS encoding DUF3830 family protein; the protein is MAADRYLEVSLVKRGIHCTAKLLADRAPVTCDAVWNALPLAGDVYHAKYARNEIYALFPPFAETEPPLENPTVTPIPGDLCYFSFAGTELGTGAYGYDREVRPDTTVVDLALFYERNNLLLNGDVGWVPGIVWGRIVAGLEEMAEACNDLWRTGAAGETLRFRRSGPPG